The following coding sequences are from one Peromyscus eremicus chromosome X, PerEre_H2_v1, whole genome shotgun sequence window:
- the LOC131899091 gene encoding melanoma-associated antigen B5-like produces the protein MPRGQKNKHRNRTKNKKRNREKCHHERDYSQDHKGALDSAAVEEKPSCSSSSVLGEISEKSPASESSSATIEWPSCVPLPITTSNDDTEFDESEYCHNAGHSLHSEYQPCHDNPCKDCLDMYVAFVEQCVLYKFKMKQPITREDLLNVIGPEYQFRFQEIFKRAFEHIEIVFAVDVIEIDSTNHLYDLVSKIKLPNKGRVCPGRGLPKTFLLMTLLALILVKGNSVAEKEVWKFLNMMQVYPGRKHFIYREPRKLITKDFVKLEYLKYQQIPNSDPPQYEFLWGPKAYNESIKILEFIRKLSDIEPSQFLTQHAETEREETGANPDTNARPKPSPCPEGSETSVNHETLSSDKKTQHHN, from the coding sequence ATGCCTAGGGGTCAAAAGAATAAGCATCGCAACCGTACGAAGAATAAAAAACGCAACCGTgagaaatgtcatcatgaaaGAGATTATTCTCAGGATCACAAGGGAGCCCTGGATAGTGCAGCAGTGGAGGAAAAgccttcctgctcttcctcttctgtgCTTGGGGAAatttctgagaagtcacctgCTTCTGAATCAAGTAGTGCTACTATTGAGTGGCCTTCCTGTGTACCTTTACCCATCACTACTAGCAATGATGATACAGAATTTGATGAGAGTGAATACTGCCATAATGCGGGACACTCGCTTCACTCAGAATATCAACCTTGCCATGATAATCCATGCAAAGATTGTCTAGATATGTATGTGGCTTTCGTAGAGCAGTGTGTACTctacaaatttaaaatgaaacaacCCATTACTAGAGAAGATTTACTAAATGTTATTGGCCCAGAGTACCAGTTCAGATTTCAGGAAAtatttaagagagcttttgagcaCATTGAAATTGTGTTTGCAGTTGATGTGATAGAAATTGACTCAACTAATCACTTATATGACCTAGTCAGCAAGATAAAACTCCCCAACAAAGGAAGGGTTTGCCCTGGCAGGGGTTTACCAAAAACTTTTCTTCTTATGACTCTGCTGGCTCTGATTTTGGTGAAGGGTAACTCTGTTGCTGAGAAAGAGGTCTGGAAATTCCTGAATATGATGCAAGTGTACCCAGGGAGGAAGCATTTCATCTATAGAGAGCCCAGGAAGCTCATCACTAAAGATTTTGTGAAACTCGAGTACCTGAAGTACCAGCAGATACCCAATAGTGATCCTCCACAATATGagttcctttggggtccaaaagCTTACAATGAATCTATCAAGATTTTAGAATTTATTCGTAAACTCAGTGACATTGAACCCAGTCAGTTTTTGACACAACATGCAGAAACTGAGAGAGAAGAAACTGGAGCAAATCCTGACACTAATGCCAGGCCAAAACCATCACCATGTCCAGAAGGTTCTGAAACCTCAGTAAATCATGAGACTTTATCCTCAGATAAGAAAACACAACATCACAATTGA